GCAATCTGCTTTCCTTGGTAAGGCGTCAGATTGATCGTGTCCGTCGTCCAGTCGGTTGCCTTCTCGTTCTTCACATCCAGAAAGACGAACTGGTCCGGCTGGTCTGCAAAAGCGAGGCCAACCTTCATGCCCGGCTTGCTCTGCGTCTTGTACGTAATCGACAGCTCAGTACCCGACTCGATCTTGAGATCTGTTTTATACAGCTTCAGATGGGTTGCATTCGTTGGACTTAATGCACCGGCTACCTTCAGGGAACTGCCACCATAATAGGCATCCGACCAATCGAGAGAAGGTTTCAGCGCCGTGCCTTTACTTTCTGCTAACCAGCGCCATGTCGGAAGTACGTCCTGCAAACTGCGATTATTCCATCCAGTCTCCCGCACTTGTGTGCCATCAACATAGAATTTCTCGCCACTGCCCGTGTTGAAATTGGTCGTGAAGGGCAGCTGGTCCACCGGCGATGATTCAACCACATTGTTCGCAATCCCTTTCCAGGCCTGGCTTGTCGACGTATTGGCCGGGTTGCCGTTCTGCCCTACCCAGAACTTATTTTCACGGGCAAAGAAATCGGTCATGCTGTCCGCGCTGTTGTACGACCAATCCGGCCGATAAATGCCGAGGGAAGTCACAGCCGATTTCCCTTCAGGAAACAGCAAATTCCATTTCAGACTGGTATCGAATCCTTTAGCTTCCACATCGATACCTGCGAACAGTTCAAATGGTGATCTGCCCAGACTTTTGGCTTTGGCCGCAGAACTGCCAAGATCATTCCACCAGAAATTCAGGAACATGCTGTCTGATACCTTGTTCCCGTTATCCTGAAGGAACATTGCATTCCGGTCCGTCAGCGCATTTTGCCATGAAATATTGCCTTCCTTCGTCATGGAATCATACCAGATGATCTCCATACCCGCAGGCTTATGATCCTGAAGATAACGGAGGAATGTCTTCATTAACTGTGCGTCAGTGGCTGTTCCACCTTCAGTCTCCTGGTTGATAAACCAGCCGTCAAAACCGTAGTACTCTGCTACCTCAATTAATTTATCCGCGGCGGGGAAGGAGCCGTCGCTGTTCTGCTGAAGCATTTGCTTCACCCACTCATATTTGCCACCGTATACCGATGGCGGGAAGAACACTGTGCCCATGATTGGCACTCCGTTCCGGTGTGCCGCATCAATCGTGTCGGCGCTTGGTGGCACAATAATACCTTCTCCCGCCGAGCCACCCCAATATACGAGCTTGTCGACATACTGCCAGTAAGAGAACGTATTTGCAGAGAATGTATCCGAGCCCTGTGACGGAACGCCACTGGTTCCCTGATTCAACGCAGACAAGGCCATCACTTTGGGATCTTTTGTTGCGTTCGGGTTAACTGCCTCTCCTGTGAATCGGCTCTGGAGCGGAATGGTGCTCCGGTTGAAGGCCGCATCCGGGTCGGAAGCTGGATTCCAGTGAAGCAATTGTTCAGGCAGCCAATAGGATGAATAAGGTTGCTTCGCCAAGGCCGCTGAGGAAAGAACGGCGCATACCCATATTACAAATAGGAGACTCGCACCAAGTTTTTTCATACCATACCCTCCAATCCATTTTTGGCAAACTAATCAGGGTAAAAAAGAAACGCCCGTCAAACCAGGACAGACGTTTCCATGTCTACTTTATAATTCAGGTTATTTTTGATTTGCAGCTTTCCATTCGTCGTACTGCTTTTGCGCTTCTGCAATCACTTTATCCAGACCTGCCGCTTTCAACTTCTCGATCGCTTTCGGCAGATGCTCATCCGGGTCAACAGCCCCCGTCATGATGGATGGGTAGAATTCTTTCACGATGGCGGAGATGGAAGCCACTTCCGTCTTCACCGGGTCAGGATTGAAGTTGAAGCCAAAGCTTGGAGCAACCTTCGCGGAATTGTTGAATTCCTTGAACGCTTCCCACTTATCTGCTGGATCTTCCTTGTGCATGTAGGTCAGGAACAGGTTACCCAGTGCAAAGCCAGGCATTTGGAATCCGTCCTTCATCGCTGGCAGATCCTCAATGACATTATCCGAAATCTTTTTGTAATGTGTTCCTTCAATGCCGTAGTTGATCAGGTTACGCAGATATGGATCGGTATTCAGCAAGTTCAGGAACATCATAGCCCGTTCAGGGTTCTTGGAGTTCGCCGAGATTGCATGCATAGCGCCTGTTGCCGAACCAGTGAAAATAACCGGATCCTGCATCGGTGTAGTCACGATATCATAGCCCGCACTTCTGGACCATCCCAGTTCGGCGTACGGCTGTGTCTGTTCACGGTCAACAAACCATTTGCCTGTTTTGATGTTGTCGATGCCTTCCAGTGTCGCTACATCCTTGCGCAGATAACCTGCCTGATAGTATTTACGGATGGTTTTCAACGAGCTTTTCAGCTCTTCGGATTCCAACACATTAACGTATTTACCAGTGTCACCATTCATGTTGATACCAACCGGAAATTCGTCACCCAACAGGAAGTCGAACGCCAGATAAGGCTTAAAGCCCTTCGGAACAGCCAGCGGAGTAATGTCGGCTGGTTCATTATCCTTAATTTGCTGCAGGTAAGGCTCCAGATCCTCTAATGTGCGAATCTTGGTGATGTCCATGTTGTATTTATCAACGTACTGCTTGTTGAAGCGCCATACCCATTGCGAAGCCAACTCTTTGTTCACTGGCACGGCATAGTTTTGGCCACCGATCTGCGATCCCGTAAGGAACCGTGGATCAAGTTGCTCTTTAATGCCCTGACCATACTTATCCAACAGATCATTGATTGGCAGGAATGCTCCTCTGGTGGCATTTGGCAGATAATCATAAGCCCAGGAAGAAGTGAAAGCGATATCATAATTTTCGCCCGAAGCGGTAATGACTGGCATACGTTTGGAATAATCACCCCAGTCAATCATCGTGATGTCGACGGTTGTATTTATTTTCTCCATTAAGTATTTGTTCATTTCTTCCTGTACCATTGGCAAATCGCGCTGTGGACCACCAATCAGATATACCTTGAGCTTCACCGTGTCCTTATCGCCGGCTTCTCCCCCGGATGCCGCATTCCCGCTTGTATCATTGGTATTACTGCCACCGCAGCCCGCTAGAACAGTAGAAAAAGCAAGCAGTAAAGTAACCATGAGCAGAACCATTTTTTTGGTCTTTTTGTTCTTCATGTGTATCCCCCTTATCAATGTTATTGTTACTGCCCTTTGAGGGCAGGCACAACCAGACTTATTCTTTGACCGAACCGATGGTCAGACCTTGTATAAAATACTTTTGGAAAAACGGATACGCCAGCGCAACCGGCAGTGTAGCCAAGACAACCATCGCCATGCGGACGGTCTCCGTTGGCAGTGTCGAGGCAATGTCATAGGACACGACTCGGCTGCTGTTTTGCACAACAAAATCCATATTGTTCTGTATTCGAATCAGCAATGTCTGGAGTGGAATCAGATTCGCATTGTCGATGTAGAGCAACGCATTGAACCAGTCATTCCAGAATCCTAACGTACTGAACAATCCAATAGTCGCAATGCCCGGCAACGAAATCGGCAGCACGATGCGCGTATAGATACCGAATTCAGAAGCTCCGTCGATTTTGGCCGACTCAATAACCGCATCCGGCACGGTGGTCGTGAAAAATGTACGCATAACGATAATGTAAAAAGCGTTCATGATTGACGGCAGGATCAGCGCCCAGATCGAATCCCGCAAGTGCAGCACCTGCGTAACCACAATGTAACTGGGAACGAGACCGCCGGAAAATAGCATGGTGAAGAAGGCCAAAAAGCTGAAAAACCGACGCTGTGCAAAATTTTTGCGCGAGATGGCATATGCATACGTGGTGACCAAATACAGTGTGAGCGCGGTTCCGACAACCGTCACCGTTAAGGTAACCCCAAACGATTGGGCCATCTGCTGCCCGGATTCCATAAGGAATCGGTAGGCATCCAGCGTCCAGACTTCAGGGAATAACTTAAATCCATTGATCGCCAGCGTCTTCTCATCGGTAAATGAGATGATAACAATGAACAGAAACGGAAAGATACAAGATAAGGCAAACAGACCGATAGCTATATTAAAAATCACATTGGATAATGGCGAAATGGCATTCAGATCTCTCGATTTCTTTCCGGTTCTCCTCGTATGGGCAGATGCCCGCTTTACCGGTTCGCTTAAATTACTCATGGAAGCACCCCCTTGCCGCAGCCTAGAATACGGCATAATCCTTTTCAATTTTACGCACAGCATAGTTTGCCAGCAGGACAAGAATCAAACCGACAACCGATTGATACAATCCTGTAGCTGTACTCATTCCCGTATCACCCATAATGGTCAAGCCGCGGTATACAAACGTGTCGATGACATTGGTGACCGGATACAGCGCACCAGAGTCCCGCGGAACCTGATAGAACAGTCCAAAGTCGGAACGGAAGATCCCGCCGATCGCCAGAATGGTCAGGATGATCATTAGTGGTCTGAGCAGTGGCAGCGTAATGTACCGGATCTGTTTCCACTTCGTAGCGCCGTCGATCATCGCTGCCTCATAATAAGAACGGTCGATACCTGCGATTGCTGCCAGATACACTACACTGCCATAACCTGCACCTTTCCACAGGCCGAGCAGAATGAGAAAATACGGCCAATATCCTGTCTCACTGTACCAACTAACCGGATCTCCACCAAAATAGGTAATGATCTGGTTGAACACACCCTTTTCCACACTCAGAAACGAGAAGACGAAATAACTGATAATAACCCAAGACAGGAAATAAGGCATAAACATCGCGGTCTGGTAAATCTTCGCCAGCCGTTTGTTCAACAGTTCGTTCATGATGATCGCAAGCGTCACCGCGAGCACCAACCCGAGAAAGATCAGACCCAGGTTATACAGAATGGTATTACGTGTGATGATATAGGCGTCACTGGTGGAGAACAGAAACTCAAAGTTCTTGAACCCAACCCATTCGCTTTTTAGAACGCTTTCAAGAAATCCGCCCGGATGTATCCGGAAGTCCTTAAAAGCAATAATCGTTCCGAACATTGGCAAATAGGCAAAAATGATAAACCAAGCTGCTCCCGGCAGTACCAGCAGAAGAAACGCCTTGTTCTTCATCAGACTTTTGAAGATGCCCTGCACGGCTGTCCCTCCTTATAATCTCGTTCATTATCGCTTTAGCTGCATCCAGCATTAATCCCCTATAATCAACACTGGATCTAAGCTCTTTTGGTGCTTTGGATTTCCTCGTTCACTCCTACCTCCATTATGCAAGCGCTACCAATTTTGAGATAGTTGAAAAACCCAATAAATTGATGGATTAATTAAAGATCGTGCTTTCATTGCATAACAAAAAAGACACCCCCACATGGGGAGTGTCTTCATTCAGCCGGAGCACCCGGCTTATTTTTTCATGTAGATCGAGCGCAGCTCCGTAGGAGAAACGCCAGCATATTTCTTAAACTGTCTGTAAAAATATGTGGAGTCCCAATAGCCCACCTCTCCCGCTATTTCTGCCGTCTTTTTGTCCGAATATAACAGCAAATGAGTGGCACGCTCGATTCGGTACTGGTTCACATAATCAGAAAAGGTGGTACCGACCTCTTGCTGGAACAATTGGCCGAGGTAGTTCGGATGAAGCTCCAGCCTCTGACTGAGCGTCTTAAGTGAAAGCTCATCCTGATAGTGATTTTTCACCACCTCCAGCACAGCCATGATATGCGGACTGTACGTTTTCTCGGCAGTATGGTATGTATCCAGCGTGTGATGAACAACCTTTCTGACCAATTGTTTCAGTTTGCTGAGCGTATGAATTCTGGACAGGGGGCCGAAGATGTCCCCGTAGTCAGGCGTTTTCTCTAGTTCCTTGGCGGCCAGCATAAGCTGGATCGCAGAATTGAAGAACGGTGTTCTCGGGAGGCAGGGTTCCTTACCCTCAACAATGAAGAATTCGTCGATGAATCGATCCACTTCAGTACCTTCCCCATCCCGCAGCAGCTTGTGGAACTGCTCCATCGCTGGCCCAGGCTTCTCTTGATGCTGATTGCTAGCTTCTTCGTTCTCCACTTGCATGATGAAGGTATTACAATCCATAAACAAATGATTCTGAAGCCACAGCTTTACGGACTTGCAACTCTTTGGAAAACCCAGATAGGTCGACTCGGATTGACCGATGATCCCCCATACACGTGCACCTGTGTCCTCAGCAACCGCTTGCTTCATTTTGGTGAGTGCCTGAAGCTGCCATTCATCACTACCTTCCGTACCGGCTGAAACGAACAGCAGCATGATGTCTCCGTTCTGATCAGGAAAACAGATGATACCGCAGCCATCCGGGAGGCCTTTGTTCCCGATCTGCTCACACTGCTCAGCAATTCCCGGCAGATACATCTGGGGATCATCCCCCTTGTCATCTCCTACAATCCTTAGAGAAGCCGCACAATATGTGGATTTGTTCATGGGAATCTCAAGCATCTGCGCACGCTCACGGAATTCTTTGGCGTCAATGGTCTCGTTCGCCCACCGCTGCAAAATATTGTTGCGCAGAATCCTCCAGCTCTGATCCATTTGAATCTGGCGCATCTCTTCGTGCTCCCAATCCCGCTGCATATGCTTGATGGTCGCTTCCAGTTCATCCATATTGACTGGCTTGAGCAGGTAGTTCTCAACCCCCAGTGAGATGCCCTCCCGCACATATTTGAATTCTTCGTAACCACTTAAAATAATGAATTTGGTATATGGATTGCGCGCTTTAGTCTCCCGGATTAGTTCAAGTCCGGTCATTTGCGGCATCATGATATCCGTAATAATCAGATCGACAGGAACCTCGTCCATCATTGCTAGCGCTTCCAACCCATTGCATGCCGTTCCGGCAATCTGCATGTTATTCTGATCCCAATCAATGATCGCTTGCATTCCTTTGACAATAAGCGGCTCATCATCGACCAACATTACACTTCTCATCCCGTTTCCTCCCTTGTAACTGGAATGCTGATGGTCACCTCACATCCTTCGCCTTCCGCACTGTTCAGGTGCAGACCATAATCACTGCCATAATTCAGACGTATGCGGTCGTGCACGTTCTTAAGACCCAAAGATCGGTCAGATGTCTCAGCAGCTTCATCGCCCTTATGCAACCCATGTTGCAGTTCAAGCAGTCTCTCCGCGGAAATCCCCTTTCCGTTATCCTTTACACGGATGTGAATCACGCCGTTCTCTTCTTCGGCTGTGATGGAGATCCTGTTATCATCATCATTCGTACGAAAACCATGCACAATGTAATTCTCAATAATCGGCTGGACCAGCAACTTGACGACCATGCTTCCCGCCGCTGCATTCTCGATATGGGTCTCCACGTGCAGCTTGTCCTCATACCGATATTGGACCAAAGCCAGGTACATGCCGCACAGCTCTATTTCCTCCGCCAAGGTTACATGGGTCTGCTTTTTGATCAAATGACGGAACATCGTGGCGAGAATATAAATCATCTGCCCAACATCCCTGGCTCCCAAACTGATGGCTTTCATGCGGATGCTTTCCAACGTATTGTACAGAAAATGGGGATTAATCTGTGCTTGCAAAGCCACAAGCTGCGCGTTCTTTTGTTTGATCTCCGACACATATACCGTTTCTATGTAAGACTCCAGCCGATCACACATATGATTAAATCTCTGCGAAATCTGCTGCAGCTCATCTTCCCCCTCCATCTCGATACGTTTACTCAGATCACCCTCCTGCCAGCGCCGCATGTAAAGCACGAGTCTGTGAATTTTTTTGGAATAACGGCGGATGATGGTGAACGTCACCGCAATGCTAATCATGATGCACAGAATCACAATCCCAATGAGGCTGAAACGAATCGCCTGAAGGCTCTGTTTGATTTGCGACTCCGGAATAATAGAAGCCACGACCATTCCCGTATTCCCGATATTCAGCAGCTGCACCTTGGAGCGCTCCTCCAGATCCACCCAATCCTCCGGCAAATTCATCTTCCCCCAGTACGGGTAGACGGTGTTGTCATACTTGCCCTTTGAATCGAAAATCACCTGACCTTCCCCTGTCATCAACATGATCCGACTGTTCTTGCCGCCCGGTCTGTCTCGAAGCAGCCCTTTGATGCGGTCTGTATTCAGCTCAAACATAATTGCACCGTACTGCTTCAATGTCACGGAGTCTTTGAGCACATTCGCGTAGCTGTACGGGGTAGGCTCATCAGCCATTTTCCCTTCGAAAAGCGGTTCGCTGCCCATATACTGCCAAGGTGCACTCCTCAGCCGCTGGAACCAGTCCTGATGCCCTGCCGAAAGCTTGGGATGATAGTAAAAGTGCTGGGTCTCCCGATTAAGAACATAGAAAAAATCCTGATCCGTGCTGTATAACACGACATTTGCAATCGAGGCCTCATCCTTTAACAGCAGACGTAATTGATAATCGAAGTTCCCTCGCTCTGTACGGTAGCTGTAAGCATATTGATTCAGGCGCCAATTGAGAAAATCCTCGTATTCATTAGTCAAAAAATACTTCAGATCATCGCCGATCATGGCGTCGGTATAAATCTGCTGCACGGCATTATACAGCCGTTCGTACTGCTGATTCAGGTTGATACTGACAATATCCAGCTCCTGCAAACTGGCATCCATTTGTTCCTGTACCACTCGCTGTTCATAGTAGCGGTAGGCCAACACCGAGATGCTGATGAACAACAGGACCATCACCATGGAATAAAACAGTAGGATTTTGTTGAACATTTTTTTCTTCAAGTAGTTCTTATACATGGTTCGTATCCTGGACATTCGCGCCTGAACACCTCCTCCAGACCAATTTCCAACTCAGTGTATCACCGTTTGGTTAAATTCGACAATCACCAGCGCTCAGAATCAGTAATCCATATTTTGATTTGTCAAAAGCGAATGGAAGCGCTATAATGGGCGCATTCCCCTATAATAGTTATGTAATACATAATCGCTTTGGATGCTCTCTATATATGAATCACTCCCCGATAAAATGAACTGGGGGTTTTTAACGATGTTTCTTACTGAAAACAAACTACAAGCACGTATTCATGAATTATCCGAGCTGCGTTACCGGGATCGTTTGCCTTTAAATCATTTTCTTGCCTGCGAAGACCGCAGGGAAGAAATTAACCCTGCCCTGCCGGGAGACGATAGCCATTGGAAGCCTATGCATACAGGAGAAAGTTGGTCCGGTCGAGATCTCTATTTGTGGCTGCGTACAAAAGTCGAGTTCCCTGCCTCCTGGGAAGATAAACGGATTGTCGGACTGTTTGATTTCGGCGATACCGGGGGTGGTAACAATTCCGGCTTTGAATCACTGTTCTACTGGGATGGAAAGCCGTTTCAAGGCGTGGATTCCAACCACAAGGAAGTGTTCTTTCCAGCCTCTGCCGCAGGCAGCACCAACGAGTTGGTCTTCCGCTTATGGTCCGGTCTGGAAGGTGGCGGTCAGCCCCGCAACCAGACGCATACGTTCAGACAAGCAGAACTGTGTTGGCTGGATGAAGCTGTTGATGATCTTGTATTTACAGGGTCATCAATTCTGGAAACGGTCAACATTCTGGATGCCCATGCACCTGAACGCACAAAGCTGCTTCATGCACTCCAGCAGTCCTTCCGCCTGATTGATTGGTCGCAGCCTAAGTCCGATGTCTTCTATACCTCTGTGCATGAGGCAAGGGATGACCTGAGCGCCCGATTGAGTACGATGGACAAAGCCTCTGATGTGACCGTCACTTGTATCGGCCATACTCATATTGACGTTGCCTGGCTGTGGCGGTTGAAGCATACGCGCGAGAAATGCGCCCGTTCCTTCTCTACGGTCATGCGCCTGATGGAGATGTTCCCGGAGTATGTTTTCCTTCAGACACAGCCCCAATTGTACGAATATGTGAAAGAGGACTACCCGGAACTGTACGAATCCATCAAGGAGCGTGTCGCTGAAGGACGCTGGGAAGCGGGCGGCGGCATGTGGCTGGAGGCTGACTGTAACCTGACCTCGGGCGAATCCCTGGTCCGACAATTGCTGATTGGCACTCGTTTTCTCAAAGAAGAATTCGGGACGGATTGCCGATATCTATGGTTGCCCGATGTATTCGGCTACAGCTGGTCTCTGCCGCAAATTCTGAAAAAATCCGGCATTCATACGTTCATGACGACCAAAATCAGCTGGAACCAATACAACCGCATGCCATTCGATACATTCCACTGGCGCGGAATTGACGGCTCAGAGGTGCTGACCCACTTCATTACTACACCCGAGCCTTGGTCCGAGCCGGGGTCATGGTTCTATACCTATAACGGAAAAATCATTCCGAAGACGGTCAAGGGCATCTGGGATGCCTACCGCGATAAGGAGATGAACCAGGATCTGCTGCTGTCGTACGGATACGGAGACGGCGGAGGCGGAGTTAACCGCGAAATGCTGGAGATGAGACGGCGGCTGGATCAACTGCCCGGATTGCCCAAGGTCAAGACAGGACGCGCAGATGATTATTTTGAAAAGCTGCAGGAGACGGTCGAGAAAACCGATTCGTACATCCATACATGGGATGGTGAACTGTATCTGGAGTATCACCGCGGAACGTATACCAGTCAGGCGTACAACAAACGGATGAACCGCAAGCTTGAGCTGGCTTACCGCGAAGCGGAGTGGCTGAATGCATTGCAAAGTATTGTGCACAATGACTGGAATCTGTATCAAGCGAAGTCCCTGACTGCGGGTTGGAAAATCATTTTGCGCAACCAGTTCCATGACATCATTCCCGGTTCCTCCATCACAGAGGTGTATGAGGATAGCAGAATTGAATATGCAGAAGCTGAGCTGATTGGCAATCACGTGGACACGCAGGCTCGGATGGCTATTGCTGGCAGCGGAGAATCTCCGTGTACGTACACCATTTGGAACTCCTCCCCATGGGTCGTTACAGAAATCGTGAGCATTCCTGCGGCATCAGGCGAATTGGAAATGGGAACTTGGTTGAGCGATTCCGGTGAGATTCTGAACGCTCAATACCAGGATGCACGTTGGTCCGTCGAGGTAAAGGATATTCCTTCGCTGGGGTATACCACAATTCACTTCCAGAGCAATACGGTAAACGATATCCCTGAGCAATCTCCATTCATCCACACAGCTAATGGAATCGAGACACCATTCTATCTGCTCGAGTGGAATGAGAATGGGCAGTTGACCCGCCTTTACGATAAAGAGTCACATCGTGAGGTGCTTGCCAAAGGCGCTAGAGGCAATGTGCTTCAGGTGTTCGAGGACAAACCACTTGCCCACGAGGCCTGGGATATTGATATCTTCTATCAGGAAGATATGCGAGAGATTACGAAATGCACCAGCATTGAAGTCGTAGAGACGGGGCCACTTCAGTCCGTGATCCGCTTCGCTTGGGAATACCTCGGCTCCACGATTACGCAGAACATGACTGTATATACCGGGCAGCGACGAATCGATTACACCACTGAGGTGGATTGGCATGAACAGCAGCAACTGCTGAAAGTTGCCTTCCCAGTCGGCATCCGCTCTACGGAAGCCACCTATGATATTCAATTCGGTAACGTTAAACGGCCGACGCACTGGAACACAAGTTGGGACTGGGCGCGTTTCGAATCTGTTGGCCATCAATGGGCTGATCTGTCCGATAGAGGTTATGGCGTCAGTTTGCTGAATGATTCCAAGTACGGTTATGACATTAAAGACAACGTCATGCGGCTGACCCTGATCAAGAGCGCTACGCACCCTGATCCACATGCCGATCAGGGACTGCACAGCTTCACCTATGCTCTTCTTCCGCATCAGGGAGATTGGCTCGTTGGCGGAACCGTGCAGCAGGCCTGGCTTCTGAATGCTCCAGCTCGATATACACAAGGGGTATCAGAGCAGCCAAGTCGATCCATGCTCACCTTGTCCGGCAGCACAGCCATGATCTCGGCAGTTAAGAAGGCGGAGGATTCCAATCGTGTCATCGTACGCGTTCATGATTATTCAGGCAGCATGAATACGCTTGAACTGACAAGCGATCTACGGATTCACGCGTGGAGAGAATGCAATCTTATGGAAGTACCAGAGGGCGAACTCCTGTATGATACACCGATAACTTTTGCTCTTGAACCTTATGAAATCAAGACGTTTGAGATTGATCTGAGAGTATAACCCTATAACTGCAGCAGCTTAACCAAAGAAACCAGCAAATCCCCAGATGATGGGCGACTTGCTGGTTTCTTTGTGTTGTAGTTATTTGATCGTTATTCAGACAGTAACGGAGATCGCAACCTGTGCTTCTTAATGACGTATTATAGAACTAAATGGAAAGGATGGCGTTTATATGGGAGAGTCACTCAAAAAAATGAAGTCCCCCACCTTCATTTTCTTTTCATGCGTTCTGGTCCTGTCCGTAATCATCGCGATCCTGTCCAGACCTTATTTCACAGAGCCGATTTTCCATGTTGAGAACAACAAGTACACATTCGATAGTGAACAAGGTAATCTAATGACTTATCGCAGCGGAACGGCAGATCCTATTCAAGTACGCCTTGATCATCAGGAACGGACTGTTTACATCAATCATCAGCAATATCTCATCAAGAAAATTGATTCTGCGTTCAGTACAACGTATAAGTTGATATATCCTAACGGGAACAAATATGAAGTCCAAGATCATTCCGGACAATTAATAAGTTTTGATGCAAAAGGCAATAGCGTTTCCGAGGTCTTCTTGTACGTTGGCAGTCAAAGAGTACTTCAGGAGGGGGAAGAACAATTCTCTCCTGCAACGCTTGTAACAGCCGCTTACCCAGAATATCATTACACTCGTGGTGCTCCAGGTTATCTGTTTCTCGCATTAGCCGCAGTGATTTTCGGATGGTGCAGCTTCCGTTATCAAAAATTTCAAAACTTCCTTTTCTACCTCTCACTTCGTTCGTTCTGGGCGAACGATGTCGAGCCTAGCGACTTTGATTACTTTTTGAGCAAGGT
This window of the Paenibacillus marchantiae genome carries:
- a CDS encoding carbohydrate ABC transporter permease, which produces MSNLSEPVKRASAHTRRTGKKSRDLNAISPLSNVIFNIAIGLFALSCIFPFLFIVIISFTDEKTLAINGFKLFPEVWTLDAYRFLMESGQQMAQSFGVTLTVTVVGTALTLYLVTTYAYAISRKNFAQRRFFSFLAFFTMLFSGGLVPSYIVVTQVLHLRDSIWALILPSIMNAFYIIVMRTFFTTTVPDAVIESAKIDGASEFGIYTRIVLPISLPGIATIGLFSTLGFWNDWFNALLYIDNANLIPLQTLLIRIQNNMDFVVQNSSRVVSYDIASTLPTETVRMAMVVLATLPVALAYPFFQKYFIQGLTIGSVKE
- a CDS encoding ABC transporter substrate-binding protein, coding for MKNKKTKKMVLLMVTLLLAFSTVLAGCGGSNTNDTSGNAASGGEAGDKDTVKLKVYLIGGPQRDLPMVQEEMNKYLMEKINTTVDITMIDWGDYSKRMPVITASGENYDIAFTSSWAYDYLPNATRGAFLPINDLLDKYGQGIKEQLDPRFLTGSQIGGQNYAVPVNKELASQWVWRFNKQYVDKYNMDITKIRTLEDLEPYLQQIKDNEPADITPLAVPKGFKPYLAFDFLLGDEFPVGINMNGDTGKYVNVLESEELKSSLKTIRKYYQAGYLRKDVATLEGIDNIKTGKWFVDREQTQPYAELGWSRSAGYDIVTTPMQDPVIFTGSATGAMHAISANSKNPERAMMFLNLLNTDPYLRNLINYGIEGTHYKKISDNVIEDLPAMKDGFQMPGFALGNLFLTYMHKEDPADKWEAFKEFNNSAKVAPSFGFNFNPDPVKTEVASISAIVKEFYPSIMTGAVDPDEHLPKAIEKLKAAGLDKVIAEAQKQYDEWKAANQK
- a CDS encoding endo-beta-N-acetylglucosaminidase yields the protein MKKLGASLLFVIWVCAVLSSAALAKQPYSSYWLPEQLLHWNPASDPDAAFNRSTIPLQSRFTGEAVNPNATKDPKVMALSALNQGTSGVPSQGSDTFSANTFSYWQYVDKLVYWGGSAGEGIIVPPSADTIDAAHRNGVPIMGTVFFPPSVYGGKYEWVKQMLQQNSDGSFPAADKLIEVAEYYGFDGWFINQETEGGTATDAQLMKTFLRYLQDHKPAGMEIIWYDSMTKEGNISWQNALTDRNAMFLQDNGNKVSDSMFLNFWWNDLGSSAAKAKSLGRSPFELFAGIDVEAKGFDTSLKWNLLFPEGKSAVTSLGIYRPDWSYNSADSMTDFFARENKFWVGQNGNPANTSTSQAWKGIANNVVESSPVDQLPFTTNFNTGSGEKFYVDGTQVRETGWNNRSLQDVLPTWRWLAESKGTALKPSLDWSDAYYGGSSLKVAGALSPTNATHLKLYKTDLKIESGTELSITYKTQSKPGMKVGLAFADQPDQFVFLDVKNEKATDWTTDTINLTPYQGKQIAALSLYFDSTETVSDYNIHIGQLSIHKNKNSNPSNPLEAVQALNVTQSDFRGGIYGDARLQWNALNEEVQQYEIYRVLPDGKETWVGATANNVFYVPEMKRINAEQATILKVVALNAKYERGQAASVTIQWPAYPKPEAKFKADATLITPGQQVHFTDLSSEVTEGWSWTFENGSPAVSTEQNPVVTYDKEGTYNVTLTATNSSGQDTVTKQALITVSKAVSGIKNVALGKTATADHACGPAEGAGKAIDGKVTGNSKWCALGNQPHWLQVDLGKEHQISGFVIKHAESGGEWSGFNTSDYSIQVSADGVNWSDVVHVQGNTAAETSDAIALVKARYVKLNVLKPTQGGDTAARIYEFEVRGLQP
- a CDS encoding response regulator transcription factor, whose protein sequence is MRSVMLVDDEPLIVKGMQAIIDWDQNNMQIAGTACNGLEALAMMDEVPVDLIITDIMMPQMTGLELIRETKARNPYTKFIILSGYEEFKYVREGISLGVENYLLKPVNMDELEATIKHMQRDWEHEEMRQIQMDQSWRILRNNILQRWANETIDAKEFRERAQMLEIPMNKSTYCAASLRIVGDDKGDDPQMYLPGIAEQCEQIGNKGLPDGCGIICFPDQNGDIMLLFVSAGTEGSDEWQLQALTKMKQAVAEDTGARVWGIIGQSESTYLGFPKSCKSVKLWLQNHLFMDCNTFIMQVENEEASNQHQEKPGPAMEQFHKLLRDGEGTEVDRFIDEFFIVEGKEPCLPRTPFFNSAIQLMLAAKELEKTPDYGDIFGPLSRIHTLSKLKQLVRKVVHHTLDTYHTAEKTYSPHIMAVLEVVKNHYQDELSLKTLSQRLELHPNYLGQLFQQEVGTTFSDYVNQYRIERATHLLLYSDKKTAEIAGEVGYWDSTYFYRQFKKYAGVSPTELRSIYMKK
- a CDS encoding ABC transporter permease, which translates into the protein MKNKAFLLLVLPGAAWFIIFAYLPMFGTIIAFKDFRIHPGGFLESVLKSEWVGFKNFEFLFSTSDAYIITRNTILYNLGLIFLGLVLAVTLAIIMNELLNKRLAKIYQTAMFMPYFLSWVIISYFVFSFLSVEKGVFNQIITYFGGDPVSWYSETGYWPYFLILLGLWKGAGYGSVVYLAAIAGIDRSYYEAAMIDGATKWKQIRYITLPLLRPLMIILTILAIGGIFRSDFGLFYQVPRDSGALYPVTNVIDTFVYRGLTIMGDTGMSTATGLYQSVVGLILVLLANYAVRKIEKDYAVF